In a single window of the Nicotiana tomentosiformis chromosome 8, ASM39032v3, whole genome shotgun sequence genome:
- the LOC138891386 gene encoding structure-specific endonuclease subunit SLX1 isoform X2 → MGKRKGREQKKVGRCEGKEVNLSEQVEAGAGAGAESRFFACYLLTSMCPRFKGHTYIGFTVNPRRRIRQHNGEVRMGAFRTKKKRPWEMVLCIYGFSTNVSALQFEWAWQHPVESRAVRQAAASFKSLGGVANKIKLAYTMLTLPEWQSLNLTVNFFSTKYKMHSAGCPNIPEHMRVQVCALDELPCYTGIDKNEYITNDWDNSDDYVGSSEKLTDEGSAGSTTSDSSASSAAENIDEHFDWREELYEHAEEYSTTHREDPEQTYIIIDSPVNAPSSIQSGCYGITDNIRDKFELDEEFGGKLCHQSMNAGLSSGVEVIDVFTPPCYKDKRSKNTITWDRNRSWNFSY, encoded by the exons atggggAAACGGAAGGGGAGAGAGCAGAAGAAAGTTGGAAGATGTGAGGGAAAAGAAGTGAATTTGAGTGAACAAGTTGAAGCAGGAGCAGGAGCAGGAGCAGAAAGCAGATTCTTCGCCTGCTATTTGCTAACGTCTATGTGCCCCAGGTTCAAGGGCCACACTTACATAGG ATTTACAGTGAATCCTCGCCGTAGAATACGACAACACAATGGAGAAGTGAGGATGGGTGCTTTCAGGACAAAGAAGAAGCGTCCTTGGGAGATGGTTTTATGCATTTATGGCTTCTCCACAAACGTATCTGCTCTCCAG TTTGAGTGGGCGTGGCAGCATCCAGTAGAATCCCGTGCCGTTAGACAGGCAGCAGCATCGTTCAAATCTCTTGGAGGAGTTGCTAACAAGATTAAATTGGCATATACAATGCTTACTCTCCCTGAGTGGCAAAG CCTAAATCTCACCGTAAATTTCTTCTCCACAAAATACAAGATGCATTCAGCCGGTTGCCCTAATATTCCAGAGCACATGAGAGTCCAAGTTTGTGCACTGGACGAACTTCCCTGTTATACAGGAATTGACAAGAATGAGTATATAACCAATGATTGGGACAACAGTGACGATTATGTGGGGAGCAGTGAAAAGTTAACAGACGAAGGATCTGCAGGATCCACAACTTCTGATAGTTCTGCTAGTAGCGCTGCAGAAAATATCGATGAACATTTTGATTGGAGAGAAGAACTTTACGAACATGCTGAAGAATATAGCACAACCCATAGAGAGGATCCCGAGCAGACATATATTATCATTGACTCGCCGGTGAATGCACCATCCTCAATTCAAAGTGGTTGCTATGGTATAACAGACAACATAAGGGACAAATTCGAATTGGACGAAGAATTTGGTGGTAAACTTTGTCATCAGAGCATGAATGCTGGTTTGTCTAGTGGAGTTGAGGTTATTGATGTTTTTACTCCTCCATGCTACAAG GACAAACGAAGTAAAAATACGATTACGTGGGATCGGAATCGAAGTTGGAACTTCTCGTACTAA
- the LOC138891386 gene encoding structure-specific endonuclease subunit SLX1 isoform X1 codes for MGKRKGREQKKVGRCEGKEVNLSEQVEAGAGAGAESRFFACYLLTSMCPRFKGHTYIGFTVNPRRRIRQHNGEVRMGAFRTKKKRPWEMVLCIYGFSTNVSALQFEWAWQHPVESRAVRQAAASFKSLGGVANKIKLAYTMLTLPEWQSLNLTVNFFSTKYKMHSAGCPNIPEHMRVQVCALDELPCYTGIDKNEYITNDWDNSDDYVGSSEKLTDEGSAGSTTSDSSASSAAENIDEHFDWREELYEHAEEYSTTHREDPEQTYIIIDSPVNAPSSIQSGCYGITDNIRDKFELDEEFGGKLCHQSMNAGLSSGVEVIDVFTPPCYKVSGDSKKRRLSTACPEIIDLTDSPIFV; via the exons atggggAAACGGAAGGGGAGAGAGCAGAAGAAAGTTGGAAGATGTGAGGGAAAAGAAGTGAATTTGAGTGAACAAGTTGAAGCAGGAGCAGGAGCAGGAGCAGAAAGCAGATTCTTCGCCTGCTATTTGCTAACGTCTATGTGCCCCAGGTTCAAGGGCCACACTTACATAGG ATTTACAGTGAATCCTCGCCGTAGAATACGACAACACAATGGAGAAGTGAGGATGGGTGCTTTCAGGACAAAGAAGAAGCGTCCTTGGGAGATGGTTTTATGCATTTATGGCTTCTCCACAAACGTATCTGCTCTCCAG TTTGAGTGGGCGTGGCAGCATCCAGTAGAATCCCGTGCCGTTAGACAGGCAGCAGCATCGTTCAAATCTCTTGGAGGAGTTGCTAACAAGATTAAATTGGCATATACAATGCTTACTCTCCCTGAGTGGCAAAG CCTAAATCTCACCGTAAATTTCTTCTCCACAAAATACAAGATGCATTCAGCCGGTTGCCCTAATATTCCAGAGCACATGAGAGTCCAAGTTTGTGCACTGGACGAACTTCCCTGTTATACAGGAATTGACAAGAATGAGTATATAACCAATGATTGGGACAACAGTGACGATTATGTGGGGAGCAGTGAAAAGTTAACAGACGAAGGATCTGCAGGATCCACAACTTCTGATAGTTCTGCTAGTAGCGCTGCAGAAAATATCGATGAACATTTTGATTGGAGAGAAGAACTTTACGAACATGCTGAAGAATATAGCACAACCCATAGAGAGGATCCCGAGCAGACATATATTATCATTGACTCGCCGGTGAATGCACCATCCTCAATTCAAAGTGGTTGCTATGGTATAACAGACAACATAAGGGACAAATTCGAATTGGACGAAGAATTTGGTGGTAAACTTTGTCATCAGAGCATGAATGCTGGTTTGTCTAGTGGAGTTGAGGTTATTGATGTTTTTACTCCTCCATGCTACAAGGTAAGTGGAGACAGCAAGAAAAGAAGACTTTCTACGGCTTGTCCTGAAATTATTGATTTGACAGACTCACCTATTTTTGTCTGA